From Lemur catta isolate mLemCat1 chromosome 21, mLemCat1.pri, whole genome shotgun sequence, a single genomic window includes:
- the WSB2 gene encoding WD repeat and SOCS box-containing protein 2 isoform X3 has protein sequence MSAEEPLLLAELKPGRPHQFDWKSSCETWSVAFSPDGSWFAWSQGHCIVKLIPWPLEEQFIPKGFEAKSRSSKNETKGRGSPKEKTLDCGQIVWGLAFSPWPSPPSRKLWARHHPQVPDVSCLILATGLNDGQIKIWEVQTGLLLLNLSGHQDVVRDLSFTPSGSLILVSASRDKTLRIWDLNKHGKQIQVLSGHLQWVYCCSISPDCSMLCSAAGEKSVFLWSMRSYTLIRKLEGHQSSVVSCDFSPDSALLVTASYDTNVIMWDPYTGERLRSLRHTQVDPGMDDSDVHISSLRSVCFSPEGLYLATVADDRLLRIWALELKTPIAFAPMTNGLCCTFFPHGGVIATGTRDGHVQFWTAPRVLSSLKHLCRKALRSFLTTYQVLALPIPKKMKEFLTYRTF, from the exons ATGAGTGCAG AAGAACCTCTGCTGCTGGCCGAACTCAAGCCCGGGCGCCCCCACCAGTTTGACTGGAAGTCGAGCTGTGAAACCTGGAGTGTCGCCTTCTCCCCCGATGGCTCCTGGTTCGCTTGGTCTCAAGGACACTGCATCGTCAAGCTGATCCCCTGGCCCCTGGAGGAGCAGTT CATCCCTAAAGGGTTTGAAGCCAAAAGTCGAAGTAGCAAAAATGAGACCAAAGGGCGAGGCAGCCCAAAGGAGAAGACGCTGGACTGTGGGCAGATTGTCTGGGGGTTGGCCTTCAGCCCATGGCCGTCCCCCCCCAGCAGGAAGCTCTGGGCACGCCACCATCCCCAAGTGCCAGATGTCTCCTGCCTGATCCTTGCTACGGGACTCAACGATGGGCAGATCAAGATTTGGGAGGTACAGACAG GGCTCCTGCTTTTGAATCTTTCTGGCCACCAAGATGTCGTGAGAGATCTGAGCTTCACACCCAGCGGCAGTTTGATTTTGGTCTCTGCGTCACGGGATAAGACTCTTCGAATTTGGGACCTGAATAAACATG GTAAACAGATTCAGGTGTTATCGGGCCACCTGCAGTGGGTTTACTGCTGTTCCATTTCCCCAGACTGTAGCATGTTGTGCTCGGCAGCTGGAGAGAAGTCG GTCTTTCTGTGGAGCATGCGGTCCTACACATTAATCCGAAAGCTAGAAGGCCACCAAAGCAGCGTTGTCTCTTGTGACTTCTCCCCCGACTCTGCCTTGCTTGTCACAGCTTCTTATGACACCAATGTGATTATGTGGGACCCCTACACTGGCGAAAGGCTGAGGTCACTCCG CCACACCCAGGTCGACCCTGGCATGGACGACAGCGATGTCCACATTAGCTCACTAAGATCCGTGTGCTTCTCTCCAGAAGGCTTGTACCTTGCGACAGTGGCAGATGACAG ACTCCTCAGGATCTGGGCCCTGGAACTGAAAACTCCAATTGCATTTGCTCCTATGACCAATGGTCTTTGCTGCACATTTTTTCCACATGGTGGAGTTATTGCCACAGG GACGAGAGATGGCCATGTCCAGTTCTGGACAGCTCCTAGGGTCCTATCCTCACTGAAGCACTTATGCCGGAAAGCCCTTCGAAGTTTCCTAACAACTTACCAAGTCCTAGCACTGCCAATCCCCAAGAAGATGAAAGAGTTCCTCACATACAGGACTTTTTAA
- the WSB2 gene encoding WD repeat and SOCS box-containing protein 2 isoform X5 yields MSAEPLLLAELKPGRPHQFDWKSSCETWSVAFSPDGSWFAWSQGHCIVKLIPWPLEEQFIPKGFEAKSRSSKNETKGRGSPKEKTLDCGQIVWGLAFSPWPSPPSRKLWARHHPQVPDVSCLILATGLNDGQIKIWEVQTGLLLLNLSGHQDVVRDLSFTPSGSLILVSASRDKTLRIWDLNKHGKQIQVLSGHLQWVYCCSISPDCSMLCSAAGEKSVFLWSMRSYTLIRKLEGHQSSVVSCDFSPDSALLVTASYDTNVIMWDPYTGERLRSLRHTQVDPGMDDSDVHISSLRSVCFSPEGLYLATVADDRLLRIWALELKTPIAFAPMTNGLCCTFFPHGGVIATGTRDGHVQFWTAPRVLSSLKHLCRKALRSFLTTYQVLALPIPKKMKEFLTYRTF; encoded by the exons ATGAGTGCAG AACCTCTGCTGCTGGCCGAACTCAAGCCCGGGCGCCCCCACCAGTTTGACTGGAAGTCGAGCTGTGAAACCTGGAGTGTCGCCTTCTCCCCCGATGGCTCCTGGTTCGCTTGGTCTCAAGGACACTGCATCGTCAAGCTGATCCCCTGGCCCCTGGAGGAGCAGTT CATCCCTAAAGGGTTTGAAGCCAAAAGTCGAAGTAGCAAAAATGAGACCAAAGGGCGAGGCAGCCCAAAGGAGAAGACGCTGGACTGTGGGCAGATTGTCTGGGGGTTGGCCTTCAGCCCATGGCCGTCCCCCCCCAGCAGGAAGCTCTGGGCACGCCACCATCCCCAAGTGCCAGATGTCTCCTGCCTGATCCTTGCTACGGGACTCAACGATGGGCAGATCAAGATTTGGGAGGTACAGACAG GGCTCCTGCTTTTGAATCTTTCTGGCCACCAAGATGTCGTGAGAGATCTGAGCTTCACACCCAGCGGCAGTTTGATTTTGGTCTCTGCGTCACGGGATAAGACTCTTCGAATTTGGGACCTGAATAAACATG GTAAACAGATTCAGGTGTTATCGGGCCACCTGCAGTGGGTTTACTGCTGTTCCATTTCCCCAGACTGTAGCATGTTGTGCTCGGCAGCTGGAGAGAAGTCG GTCTTTCTGTGGAGCATGCGGTCCTACACATTAATCCGAAAGCTAGAAGGCCACCAAAGCAGCGTTGTCTCTTGTGACTTCTCCCCCGACTCTGCCTTGCTTGTCACAGCTTCTTATGACACCAATGTGATTATGTGGGACCCCTACACTGGCGAAAGGCTGAGGTCACTCCG CCACACCCAGGTCGACCCTGGCATGGACGACAGCGATGTCCACATTAGCTCACTAAGATCCGTGTGCTTCTCTCCAGAAGGCTTGTACCTTGCGACAGTGGCAGATGACAG ACTCCTCAGGATCTGGGCCCTGGAACTGAAAACTCCAATTGCATTTGCTCCTATGACCAATGGTCTTTGCTGCACATTTTTTCCACATGGTGGAGTTATTGCCACAGG GACGAGAGATGGCCATGTCCAGTTCTGGACAGCTCCTAGGGTCCTATCCTCACTGAAGCACTTATGCCGGAAAGCCCTTCGAAGTTTCCTAACAACTTACCAAGTCCTAGCACTGCCAATCCCCAAGAAGATGAAAGAGTTCCTCACATACAGGACTTTTTAA
- the WSB2 gene encoding WD repeat and SOCS box-containing protein 2 isoform X4 gives MEAGEPLLLAELKPGRPHQFDWKSSCETWSVAFSPDGSWFAWSQGHCIVKLIPWPLEEQFIPKGFEAKSRSSKNETKGRGSPKEKTLDCGQIVWGLAFSPWPSPPSRKLWARHHPQVPDVSCLILATGLNDGQIKIWEVQTGLLLLNLSGHQDVVRDLSFTPSGSLILVSASRDKTLRIWDLNKHGKQIQVLSGHLQWVYCCSISPDCSMLCSAAGEKSVFLWSMRSYTLIRKLEGHQSSVVSCDFSPDSALLVTASYDTNVIMWDPYTGERLRSLRHTQVDPGMDDSDVHISSLRSVCFSPEGLYLATVADDRLLRIWALELKTPIAFAPMTNGLCCTFFPHGGVIATGTRDGHVQFWTAPRVLSSLKHLCRKALRSFLTTYQVLALPIPKKMKEFLTYRTF, from the exons ATGGAGGCCGGAG AACCTCTGCTGCTGGCCGAACTCAAGCCCGGGCGCCCCCACCAGTTTGACTGGAAGTCGAGCTGTGAAACCTGGAGTGTCGCCTTCTCCCCCGATGGCTCCTGGTTCGCTTGGTCTCAAGGACACTGCATCGTCAAGCTGATCCCCTGGCCCCTGGAGGAGCAGTT CATCCCTAAAGGGTTTGAAGCCAAAAGTCGAAGTAGCAAAAATGAGACCAAAGGGCGAGGCAGCCCAAAGGAGAAGACGCTGGACTGTGGGCAGATTGTCTGGGGGTTGGCCTTCAGCCCATGGCCGTCCCCCCCCAGCAGGAAGCTCTGGGCACGCCACCATCCCCAAGTGCCAGATGTCTCCTGCCTGATCCTTGCTACGGGACTCAACGATGGGCAGATCAAGATTTGGGAGGTACAGACAG GGCTCCTGCTTTTGAATCTTTCTGGCCACCAAGATGTCGTGAGAGATCTGAGCTTCACACCCAGCGGCAGTTTGATTTTGGTCTCTGCGTCACGGGATAAGACTCTTCGAATTTGGGACCTGAATAAACATG GTAAACAGATTCAGGTGTTATCGGGCCACCTGCAGTGGGTTTACTGCTGTTCCATTTCCCCAGACTGTAGCATGTTGTGCTCGGCAGCTGGAGAGAAGTCG GTCTTTCTGTGGAGCATGCGGTCCTACACATTAATCCGAAAGCTAGAAGGCCACCAAAGCAGCGTTGTCTCTTGTGACTTCTCCCCCGACTCTGCCTTGCTTGTCACAGCTTCTTATGACACCAATGTGATTATGTGGGACCCCTACACTGGCGAAAGGCTGAGGTCACTCCG CCACACCCAGGTCGACCCTGGCATGGACGACAGCGATGTCCACATTAGCTCACTAAGATCCGTGTGCTTCTCTCCAGAAGGCTTGTACCTTGCGACAGTGGCAGATGACAG ACTCCTCAGGATCTGGGCCCTGGAACTGAAAACTCCAATTGCATTTGCTCCTATGACCAATGGTCTTTGCTGCACATTTTTTCCACATGGTGGAGTTATTGCCACAGG GACGAGAGATGGCCATGTCCAGTTCTGGACAGCTCCTAGGGTCCTATCCTCACTGAAGCACTTATGCCGGAAAGCCCTTCGAAGTTTCCTAACAACTTACCAAGTCCTAGCACTGCCAATCCCCAAGAAGATGAAAGAGTTCCTCACATACAGGACTTTTTAA
- the WSB2 gene encoding WD repeat and SOCS box-containing protein 2 isoform X2: MEAGEEPLLLAELKPGRPHQFDWKSSCETWSVAFSPDGSWFAWSQGHCIVKLIPWPLEEQFIPKGFEAKSRSSKNETKGRGSPKEKTLDCGQIVWGLAFSPWPSPPSRKLWARHHPQVPDVSCLILATGLNDGQIKIWEVQTGLLLLNLSGHQDVVRDLSFTPSGSLILVSASRDKTLRIWDLNKHGKQIQVLSGHLQWVYCCSISPDCSMLCSAAGEKSVFLWSMRSYTLIRKLEGHQSSVVSCDFSPDSALLVTASYDTNVIMWDPYTGERLRSLRHTQVDPGMDDSDVHISSLRSVCFSPEGLYLATVADDRLLRIWALELKTPIAFAPMTNGLCCTFFPHGGVIATGTRDGHVQFWTAPRVLSSLKHLCRKALRSFLTTYQVLALPIPKKMKEFLTYRTF, translated from the exons ATGGAGGCCGGAG AAGAACCTCTGCTGCTGGCCGAACTCAAGCCCGGGCGCCCCCACCAGTTTGACTGGAAGTCGAGCTGTGAAACCTGGAGTGTCGCCTTCTCCCCCGATGGCTCCTGGTTCGCTTGGTCTCAAGGACACTGCATCGTCAAGCTGATCCCCTGGCCCCTGGAGGAGCAGTT CATCCCTAAAGGGTTTGAAGCCAAAAGTCGAAGTAGCAAAAATGAGACCAAAGGGCGAGGCAGCCCAAAGGAGAAGACGCTGGACTGTGGGCAGATTGTCTGGGGGTTGGCCTTCAGCCCATGGCCGTCCCCCCCCAGCAGGAAGCTCTGGGCACGCCACCATCCCCAAGTGCCAGATGTCTCCTGCCTGATCCTTGCTACGGGACTCAACGATGGGCAGATCAAGATTTGGGAGGTACAGACAG GGCTCCTGCTTTTGAATCTTTCTGGCCACCAAGATGTCGTGAGAGATCTGAGCTTCACACCCAGCGGCAGTTTGATTTTGGTCTCTGCGTCACGGGATAAGACTCTTCGAATTTGGGACCTGAATAAACATG GTAAACAGATTCAGGTGTTATCGGGCCACCTGCAGTGGGTTTACTGCTGTTCCATTTCCCCAGACTGTAGCATGTTGTGCTCGGCAGCTGGAGAGAAGTCG GTCTTTCTGTGGAGCATGCGGTCCTACACATTAATCCGAAAGCTAGAAGGCCACCAAAGCAGCGTTGTCTCTTGTGACTTCTCCCCCGACTCTGCCTTGCTTGTCACAGCTTCTTATGACACCAATGTGATTATGTGGGACCCCTACACTGGCGAAAGGCTGAGGTCACTCCG CCACACCCAGGTCGACCCTGGCATGGACGACAGCGATGTCCACATTAGCTCACTAAGATCCGTGTGCTTCTCTCCAGAAGGCTTGTACCTTGCGACAGTGGCAGATGACAG ACTCCTCAGGATCTGGGCCCTGGAACTGAAAACTCCAATTGCATTTGCTCCTATGACCAATGGTCTTTGCTGCACATTTTTTCCACATGGTGGAGTTATTGCCACAGG GACGAGAGATGGCCATGTCCAGTTCTGGACAGCTCCTAGGGTCCTATCCTCACTGAAGCACTTATGCCGGAAAGCCCTTCGAAGTTTCCTAACAACTTACCAAGTCCTAGCACTGCCAATCCCCAAGAAGATGAAAGAGTTCCTCACATACAGGACTTTTTAA
- the WSB2 gene encoding WD repeat and SOCS box-containing protein 2 isoform X6 produces the protein MLCSAAGEKSVFLWSMRSYTLIRKLEGHQSSVVSCDFSPDSALLVTASYDTNVIMWDPYTGERLRSLRHTQVDPGMDDSDVHISSLRSVCFSPEGLYLATVADDRLLRIWALELKTPIAFAPMTNGLCCTFFPHGGVIATGTRDGHVQFWTAPRVLSSLKHLCRKALRSFLTTYQVLALPIPKKMKEFLTYRTF, from the exons ATGTTGTGCTCGGCAGCTGGAGAGAAGTCG GTCTTTCTGTGGAGCATGCGGTCCTACACATTAATCCGAAAGCTAGAAGGCCACCAAAGCAGCGTTGTCTCTTGTGACTTCTCCCCCGACTCTGCCTTGCTTGTCACAGCTTCTTATGACACCAATGTGATTATGTGGGACCCCTACACTGGCGAAAGGCTGAGGTCACTCCG CCACACCCAGGTCGACCCTGGCATGGACGACAGCGATGTCCACATTAGCTCACTAAGATCCGTGTGCTTCTCTCCAGAAGGCTTGTACCTTGCGACAGTGGCAGATGACAG ACTCCTCAGGATCTGGGCCCTGGAACTGAAAACTCCAATTGCATTTGCTCCTATGACCAATGGTCTTTGCTGCACATTTTTTCCACATGGTGGAGTTATTGCCACAGG GACGAGAGATGGCCATGTCCAGTTCTGGACAGCTCCTAGGGTCCTATCCTCACTGAAGCACTTATGCCGGAAAGCCCTTCGAAGTTTCCTAACAACTTACCAAGTCCTAGCACTGCCAATCCCCAAGAAGATGAAAGAGTTCCTCACATACAGGACTTTTTAA
- the RFC5 gene encoding replication factor C subunit 5 yields METSALKQQPAAAKIRNLPWVEKYRPQTLNDLISHQDILSTIQKFISEDRLPHLLLYGPPGTGKTSTILACAKQLYKDKEFGSMVLELNASDDRGIDIVRGPILSFASTRTIFKKGFKLVILDEADAMTQDAQNALRRVIEKFTENTRFCLICNYLSKIIPALQSRCTRFRFGPLTPELMVPRLEHVVEEEKVDISEDGMKALVTLSSGDMRRALNILQSTNMAFGKVTEETVYTCTGHPLKSDIANILDWMLNQDFTTAYRNIMELKTLKGLALHDILTEIHLFVHRVDFPSSVRIHLLTKMADIEYRLSVGTNEKIQLSSLIAAFQVTRDLIVTDA; encoded by the exons ATGGAGACCTCAGCGCTCAAGCAGCAGCCTGCAGCCGCCAAGATCAGGAACCTGCCCTG GGTTGAAAAATACCGGCCGCAGACACTAAACGATCTCATTTCTCATCAGGACATTCTGAGTACCA TTCAGAAATTCATCAGTGAAGACCGACTGCCACACCTGCTTCTCTATGGTCCTCCAGGGACAGGAAAGACATCCACCATCCTAGCCTGTGCTAAACAGCTGTACAAAGATAAGGAATTTGGCTCCATGGTCTTAGAG CTGAATGCTTCAGATGACCGTGGCATAGATATCGTCCGGGGACCAATCCTGAGCTTTGCGAGCACAAGGACAATATTTAA gaaAGGCTTTAAACTGGTGATCTTGGATGAAGCTGATGCCATGACTCAGGACGCCCAGAATGCCTTGAGAAGAG TGATTGAGAAATTTACTGAAAATACCAGATTTTGCCTCATCTGTAACTATCTGTCAAAGATCATCCCTGCCTTGCAGTCTCGGTGTACGAGGTTCCGATTTGGTCCCCTGACTCCAGAGCTCATGGTTCCCCGCCTGGAACATGTCGTAGAAGAGGAGAA AGTCGATATAAGTGAAGATGGGATGAAAGCGCTTGTAACTCTCTCCAGCGGAGATATGCGCAGGGCTCTGAACATTTTGCAG AGCACCAATATGGCCTTTGGGAAGGTGACAGAGGAGACTGTCTACACCTGCACGGGGCACCCACTCAAGTCGGACATCGCCAACATTCTGGACTGGATGTTGAATCAAGACTTCACCACGGCCTACAGAA ATATTATGGAGTTGAAAACTCTGAAGGGGTTGGCACTGCACGATATCCTGACCGAGATACACTTGTTTGTGCACAGAG ttGACTTTCCATCTTCAGTTCGAATACATTTATTGACCAAAATGGCAGACATTGA GTACAGACTTTCTGTTGGCACCAATGAGAAGATCCAGCTGAGTTCCCTCATTGCTGCTTTTCAAGTCACCAGAGACCTGATTGTCACAGACGCCTAG
- the WSB2 gene encoding WD repeat and SOCS box-containing protein 2 isoform X1, translating into MLSPTPEEPLLLAELKPGRPHQFDWKSSCETWSVAFSPDGSWFAWSQGHCIVKLIPWPLEEQFIPKGFEAKSRSSKNETKGRGSPKEKTLDCGQIVWGLAFSPWPSPPSRKLWARHHPQVPDVSCLILATGLNDGQIKIWEVQTGLLLLNLSGHQDVVRDLSFTPSGSLILVSASRDKTLRIWDLNKHGKQIQVLSGHLQWVYCCSISPDCSMLCSAAGEKSVFLWSMRSYTLIRKLEGHQSSVVSCDFSPDSALLVTASYDTNVIMWDPYTGERLRSLRHTQVDPGMDDSDVHISSLRSVCFSPEGLYLATVADDRLLRIWALELKTPIAFAPMTNGLCCTFFPHGGVIATGTRDGHVQFWTAPRVLSSLKHLCRKALRSFLTTYQVLALPIPKKMKEFLTYRTF; encoded by the exons ATGCTGTCTCCCACCCCAGAAGAACCTCTGCTGCTGGCCGAACTCAAGCCCGGGCGCCCCCACCAGTTTGACTGGAAGTCGAGCTGTGAAACCTGGAGTGTCGCCTTCTCCCCCGATGGCTCCTGGTTCGCTTGGTCTCAAGGACACTGCATCGTCAAGCTGATCCCCTGGCCCCTGGAGGAGCAGTT CATCCCTAAAGGGTTTGAAGCCAAAAGTCGAAGTAGCAAAAATGAGACCAAAGGGCGAGGCAGCCCAAAGGAGAAGACGCTGGACTGTGGGCAGATTGTCTGGGGGTTGGCCTTCAGCCCATGGCCGTCCCCCCCCAGCAGGAAGCTCTGGGCACGCCACCATCCCCAAGTGCCAGATGTCTCCTGCCTGATCCTTGCTACGGGACTCAACGATGGGCAGATCAAGATTTGGGAGGTACAGACAG GGCTCCTGCTTTTGAATCTTTCTGGCCACCAAGATGTCGTGAGAGATCTGAGCTTCACACCCAGCGGCAGTTTGATTTTGGTCTCTGCGTCACGGGATAAGACTCTTCGAATTTGGGACCTGAATAAACATG GTAAACAGATTCAGGTGTTATCGGGCCACCTGCAGTGGGTTTACTGCTGTTCCATTTCCCCAGACTGTAGCATGTTGTGCTCGGCAGCTGGAGAGAAGTCG GTCTTTCTGTGGAGCATGCGGTCCTACACATTAATCCGAAAGCTAGAAGGCCACCAAAGCAGCGTTGTCTCTTGTGACTTCTCCCCCGACTCTGCCTTGCTTGTCACAGCTTCTTATGACACCAATGTGATTATGTGGGACCCCTACACTGGCGAAAGGCTGAGGTCACTCCG CCACACCCAGGTCGACCCTGGCATGGACGACAGCGATGTCCACATTAGCTCACTAAGATCCGTGTGCTTCTCTCCAGAAGGCTTGTACCTTGCGACAGTGGCAGATGACAG ACTCCTCAGGATCTGGGCCCTGGAACTGAAAACTCCAATTGCATTTGCTCCTATGACCAATGGTCTTTGCTGCACATTTTTTCCACATGGTGGAGTTATTGCCACAGG GACGAGAGATGGCCATGTCCAGTTCTGGACAGCTCCTAGGGTCCTATCCTCACTGAAGCACTTATGCCGGAAAGCCCTTCGAAGTTTCCTAACAACTTACCAAGTCCTAGCACTGCCAATCCCCAAGAAGATGAAAGAGTTCCTCACATACAGGACTTTTTAA